The Triticum dicoccoides isolate Atlit2015 ecotype Zavitan chromosome 6A, WEW_v2.0, whole genome shotgun sequence genome has a window encoding:
- the LOC119318981 gene encoding cytosolic sulfotransferase 10-like, whose translation MAASAADDIAELAITSLLLNTRFRPFHLRQYDGFWLLEEFLMDVPAVHSVFEPRPSDVLLASFPKCGTTWLKAIVFATRNRAEHPPCDLNHPLRHGNPHDVVRYLEMAFAQSTDDSGAGDAFAALPSPRVVATHLPYSLLPRRITAEESGCRIVYICRNPKDAFVSSWFFAKKGAATVARARARADKDMDMQLQQQPPYTFEEAFELFCDGICVCGPQWRHEMGYWEMRRKRPEKVLFLRYEEMLRDP comes from the coding sequence ATGGCTGCCTCTGCCGCCGACGACATTGCCGAGCTTGCGATCACCTCGCTTCTCCTCAACACGCGGTTCCGCCCGTTCCATCTGAGGCAGTACGACGGGTTCTGGCTCCTGGAGGAGTTCCTCATGGACGTTCCCGCCGTCCACTCGGTCTTCGAGCCGAGGCCGTCGGACGTCCTCCTTGCCAGCTTCCCAAAGTGCGGCACCACCTGGCTCAAGGCTATCGTCTTCGCCACGCGCAACCGGGCCGAGCACCCGCCATGTGACCTCAACCACCCTCTCCGCCATGGCAACCCCCACGATGTCGTCAGGTACCTGGAGATGGCGTTCGCGCAGTCGACGGACGACAGTGGAGCAGGCGATGCGTTTGCGGCGCTCCCTTCGCCACGCGTGGTCGCCACACACCTTCCCTACTCTCTCCTGCCACGGCGCATCACCGCGGAGGAGTCCGGCTGCCGGATCGTGTACATCTGCCGGAACCCAAAGGATGCGTTCGTCTCCTCGTGGTTCTTCGCCAAGAAGGGGGCGGCCACCGTTGCACGAGCACGAGCACGAGCCGACAAGGACATGGACATGCAGCTGCAGCAGCAGCCGCCGTACACATTCGAGGAGGCGTTCGAACTGTTCTGCGATGGCATATGCGTCTGCGGCCCGCAATGGCGTCACGAGATGGGCTACTGGGAGATGAGGAGGAAGCGGCCGGAGAAGGTGCTCTTCCTCCGGTATGAGGAGATGCTCCGGGACCCGTGA